A single genomic interval of Sinorhizobium garamanticum harbors:
- a CDS encoding glycosyltransferase family 2 protein: protein MSNRSKKRGSERGQALLDQTSVSIIITNYNYSRFLRRCIDSALAQDHPHTEVIVVDDASSDGSPDIIRSYGDRIRACLRPANGGHAAAFNTGFAASAGDIVFFLDADDYLYPTAVSEVVNAWDASTAQFQFRLHLVDQREKVMDIFPPPEQPFDTGDVTPKLFHRGRYQTTVTSGLAFARSALEAVMPMPEGKFRQGADGYLATVAPLHGQVQATDDCLGAYRMHGSNHSLFAEKLAERARWRVQHDFRRLEALSAEAAATGSQLQPGIALRDPTHLEERLASLCIEETRHPVRNDSRLRLATAGATASLAMNYSIRRRAVEAIWFLAVGVLPRQLATSVLSWKLVASSRPAFLSLLSKTVRRAMG, encoded by the coding sequence ATGAGTAACCGAAGCAAAAAGCGGGGATCAGAGCGAGGGCAGGCTTTGCTGGACCAAACTTCCGTATCAATCATCATCACCAACTATAACTACTCACGCTTTCTGAGGCGCTGTATTGACAGCGCGTTGGCTCAAGATCACCCGCATACCGAGGTTATCGTCGTCGACGATGCCTCATCCGATGGATCGCCAGATATCATTCGATCATACGGCGACAGGATCCGCGCCTGTCTGCGACCGGCAAACGGCGGACATGCGGCCGCCTTCAACACCGGTTTCGCCGCAAGCGCGGGCGACATCGTGTTCTTTCTGGACGCCGACGACTATCTCTATCCGACTGCCGTATCCGAGGTCGTCAATGCATGGGATGCCTCAACCGCACAGTTTCAGTTCAGGCTCCATCTCGTCGATCAACGAGAAAAGGTAATGGATATCTTCCCGCCGCCGGAGCAGCCATTCGATACGGGCGACGTAACGCCAAAACTGTTTCATCGCGGTCGCTATCAGACGACAGTCACCAGCGGCCTTGCCTTCGCCCGTTCGGCCCTGGAAGCGGTGATGCCGATGCCGGAAGGAAAATTCAGGCAAGGAGCCGATGGCTATCTTGCAACTGTGGCTCCGCTGCATGGACAGGTCCAGGCCACGGACGATTGCCTCGGAGCATACCGCATGCATGGTTCCAATCATTCGCTGTTTGCCGAAAAGCTGGCCGAACGGGCCCGCTGGCGCGTGCAGCATGACTTCCGCCGCCTCGAGGCTCTTTCCGCTGAGGCGGCCGCCACCGGATCGCAGTTGCAGCCGGGGATCGCCCTGCGCGACCCGACCCACCTCGAAGAGCGGCTCGCGTCCTTGTGCATCGAGGAGACTCGGCACCCGGTCAGAAATGACTCGCGGCTGCGCCTGGCGACAGCCGGTGCAACCGCGAGCCTTGCCATGAATTACTCTATCCGCAGGCGCGCCGTGGAAGCGATCTGGTTCCTTGCGGTCGGGGTGCTTCCGCGGCAGTTGGCGACGTCGGTGCTCTCCTGGAAGCTCGTGGCATCCTCCCGCCCGGCCTTCCTGTCTCTGCTGTCAAAAACCGTACGGCGGGCAATGGGCTGA
- a CDS encoding DUF1045 domain-containing protein, which translates to MRYAICFTPPMGDPLSAVAASWLGRNVYSDEPTELPSVAGLSVSEIAFHTAAPRRFGFHAMIMAPFSLNVATDEAELLKSLMHFASAETPFEIARMEVARFSQCWGLVPQVPSLEMHLLAARVVQAFDRFRAPMSEDEIERCDPDRLTAPQFTNLYRWGDPYVMDEYRFHMKVTGALNPETARRMEAPLRELFEPHLERPLAIGSLALFIEQDPGAPMRVHSQHPLGKISARLRDGTAKRQGVENPADGRAARPIPFIMASLLAGS; encoded by the coding sequence ATGCGTTACGCCATTTGTTTCACCCCGCCTATGGGGGACCCGCTGTCGGCAGTGGCCGCCAGCTGGCTCGGGCGGAACGTTTATTCGGATGAGCCGACGGAATTGCCTTCTGTTGCCGGATTGAGCGTTTCGGAGATCGCCTTCCATACGGCAGCACCCCGCCGCTTCGGCTTTCATGCCATGATCATGGCGCCGTTCTCCCTCAACGTGGCGACGGACGAAGCCGAGCTGCTGAAGTCGCTGATGCATTTCGCCAGTGCCGAAACGCCTTTTGAAATCGCGCGGATGGAGGTTGCCCGATTCAGCCAGTGCTGGGGGCTCGTGCCGCAGGTGCCGAGCCTCGAAATGCACCTGCTTGCCGCCCGTGTCGTGCAGGCATTCGACAGGTTTCGCGCCCCGATGAGCGAGGACGAAATCGAACGATGCGATCCGGACCGGCTGACGGCACCGCAATTCACCAACCTGTATCGCTGGGGCGATCCCTATGTGATGGACGAGTATCGCTTTCACATGAAGGTGACGGGCGCCTTGAATCCGGAAACCGCCCGACGCATGGAGGCGCCCCTCAGGGAGCTTTTCGAGCCGCATTTGGAGAGGCCGTTAGCGATCGGCAGCCTTGCCCTGTTCATCGAGCAGGATCCAGGCGCGCCGATGCGGGTCCATTCGCAGCATCCACTTGGCAAGATTTCCGCCCGCCTGCGCGACGGCACGGCGAAACGGCAGGGCGTCGAAAACCCGGCCGACGGTCGCGCCGCCAGGCCCATCCCCTTCATCATGGCCTCTTTGCTTGCGGGCAGTTAG
- the puuE gene encoding allantoinase PuuE has product MAETSYPRDLVGYGRTPPQVRWPGDAHIAVQFVLNYEEGGESCILDGDPASECLLSEIVGAQPWPGQRNLNMESIYEYGARAGFWRLWRMFTSRGVTLTVYGVTLAMARNPEAVAAMKEAGWEIASHGLRWLEYKDFPEEVEREHIREVVRLHTELTGERPLGIYQGKPSVNTLKLVLEEGGFLYSCDSYADELPYWVPGLTADKPHLIIPYTLDANDMRFATNQGFNSGDQFFTYLKDTFDVLYAEGKEGSPKMINIGLHCRLVGRPGRAAALARFIDYVLSHDKVWIPRRIDIARHWYDHHKPEGVR; this is encoded by the coding sequence ATGGCAGAGACTTCCTACCCGCGCGATCTCGTAGGCTATGGGCGGACACCGCCGCAGGTACGCTGGCCGGGTGATGCGCACATCGCCGTGCAGTTCGTCCTGAACTATGAGGAGGGGGGCGAAAGCTGCATTCTCGATGGCGATCCGGCATCCGAATGCCTGCTGTCGGAGATCGTCGGCGCGCAGCCCTGGCCGGGTCAGCGCAATCTCAATATGGAATCGATCTACGAGTATGGCGCTCGTGCTGGGTTCTGGCGGCTGTGGCGCATGTTCACCAGCCGCGGCGTCACGCTCACGGTCTATGGCGTGACGCTTGCGATGGCGCGCAACCCGGAAGCGGTCGCGGCGATGAAGGAGGCGGGCTGGGAAATCGCCAGCCACGGGCTACGCTGGCTCGAATACAAGGATTTCCCGGAAGAAGTGGAACGCGAGCATATCCGCGAGGTCGTCCGCCTGCATACGGAACTGACAGGAGAGCGGCCGCTCGGCATCTATCAGGGCAAGCCTTCGGTCAACACGCTGAAGCTCGTGCTGGAGGAGGGCGGCTTTCTCTACTCCTGCGATTCCTATGCGGACGAGCTTCCCTACTGGGTTCCTGGATTGACCGCCGACAAGCCGCATCTCATCATTCCCTACACGCTCGATGCCAACGACATGCGCTTTGCGACCAATCAGGGATTCAATTCCGGCGACCAGTTCTTCACCTACCTCAAAGACACGTTCGACGTGCTCTATGCGGAGGGCAAGGAAGGCAGTCCGAAGATGATAAATATCGGTCTGCATTGCCGCCTCGTCGGCCGGCCCGGCCGCGCGGCTGCGCTCGCCCGCTTCATCGATTACGTGCTGTCCCACGACAAGGTCTGGATCCCGCGCCGCATCGACATTGCGCGCCATTGGTACGATCATCACAAGCCGGAAGGTGTGCGCTGA
- the uraD gene encoding 2-oxo-4-hydroxy-4-carboxy-5-ureidoimidazoline decarboxylase: MSDREAFVARFGGVFEHSPWVAERAYDRAAAAGLTAGSVHSALCNAFRAASPAERLAVLKAHPDLAGKLAIAGKLTADSRAEQASAGLDRLSPEEHQRFIALNKAYTKKFGFPFIIAVKGLTKDDILAAFETRIDNSKEEEFETACAQVEQIARLRLRSMLPGDENA, from the coding sequence ATGTCTGACAGGGAGGCCTTCGTCGCTCGCTTCGGCGGTGTCTTCGAGCATTCGCCATGGGTGGCGGAGCGCGCCTACGACCGCGCCGCTGCCGCCGGGCTGACCGCTGGCAGCGTTCATTCGGCACTCTGCAACGCGTTTCGTGCGGCTTCGCCCGCCGAACGTCTTGCCGTCCTCAAGGCCCATCCGGATCTCGCCGGAAAACTCGCGATCGCCGGCAAGCTGACCGCCGACTCCCGGGCGGAGCAGGCGTCCGCCGGATTGGACCGCCTTTCACCCGAGGAACATCAGCGGTTCATTGCGCTCAACAAGGCTTATACGAAGAAATTCGGCTTCCCCTTCATTATTGCGGTCAAGGGGCTGACGAAGGACGACATTCTCGCTGCCTTCGAAACGCGGATTGACAACTCGAAAGAAGAAGAATTTGAAACCGCCTGCGCGCAGGTGGAGCAGATCGCCCGGCTGCGGCTCAGATCCATGCTCCCCGGAGATGAAAATGCCTAA
- a CDS encoding ureidoglycolate lyase, which produces MSRLLSIEPLTKEAFAPFGSVIEADPASMRFINGGNTERFHALARADVTGEGAGVIINIFRGQPRAFPYAVTMMERHPLGSQSFSPLDDRPWLAVVAEDEGGRPSSPRVFLASGRQGVNYGRNVWHHPLMAVEAASDFIVVDREGPGNNLEEFFYDEPFVIPAPF; this is translated from the coding sequence ATGTCGCGCCTGCTTTCGATCGAGCCCCTGACGAAGGAGGCTTTTGCCCCGTTTGGCAGTGTCATCGAAGCGGATCCGGCATCGATGCGCTTCATCAATGGCGGCAACACCGAACGGTTTCACGCACTTGCGCGGGCCGATGTGACGGGCGAGGGCGCCGGCGTCATCATCAACATCTTTCGCGGCCAGCCGCGCGCGTTCCCCTATGCCGTGACGATGATGGAGCGGCATCCGCTCGGCAGCCAGAGTTTTTCGCCGCTCGATGATAGGCCGTGGCTCGCAGTGGTGGCCGAGGATGAAGGCGGGCGGCCGAGCAGTCCCCGGGTGTTCCTGGCGAGCGGACGGCAGGGGGTCAACTATGGCCGCAACGTCTGGCATCATCCGCTTATGGCGGTCGAAGCGGCGAGCGATTTCATCGTCGTCGATCGCGAAGGGCCGGGCAACAATCTGGAAGAATTCTTCTACGACGAGCCTTTCGTCATTCCCGCTCCCTTCTGA
- the uraH gene encoding hydroxyisourate hydrolase, protein MSKTGRLTTHVLDTALGKPAEGLRIDLYWLEGEERQLIRSVHTNSDGRVDGPMVEGLAFMAGNYELVFHAGDYLRATGVVLPKPAFLDLIPLRFGIADPGSHYHVPLLLSPYGYSTYRGS, encoded by the coding sequence ATGAGCAAGACCGGGCGACTTACGACCCACGTTCTCGATACTGCGCTCGGCAAACCGGCCGAGGGCTTGAGGATCGATCTCTATTGGCTGGAGGGTGAGGAACGGCAATTGATCCGCTCGGTCCACACGAACAGTGACGGGCGCGTCGACGGACCGATGGTCGAAGGCTTGGCCTTCATGGCGGGCAATTACGAACTGGTGTTCCACGCCGGCGACTATCTCCGGGCAACCGGCGTCGTCCTTCCGAAGCCGGCCTTCCTCGACCTCATCCCCTTGCGCTTCGGGATCGCCGATCCCGGAAGCCACTATCACGTGCCGCTGCTGCTTTCGCCCTACGGGTACTCGACCTATCGCGGAAGCTGA